The Candidatus Thiothrix anitrata genome includes the window ATCGGTGTTATTGGTCACTAACGTCAAGCCATTGGCTAACGCTGTCGCGGCAATTTGCAGATCATAAGCCCTAATGGGTGTACCTTTTTGCTTGAGGTCAGCACGAATCCGTGCAGCCTGTTTTGCATCTTCAGGGGTAAAATCGAGGATAGTCATCGGACGCAGGAATTTTTCCAACGCCGCCAAGTTGCGTTTGTGAGCCTGACTATTTTCAACGCCATAATACAATTCAAACACCGTAACGGCTGAAATGAACACTTGCGCGGGTAGGTGGATATTTTATCCTGTTAATCCTTTA containing:
- a CDS encoding PIN domain-containing protein, whose translation is MFISAVTVFELYYGVENSQAHKRNLAALEKFLRPMTILDFTPEDAKQAARIRADLKQKGTPIRAYDLQIAATALANGLTLVTNNTDEFQRVVGLKLENWV